The following are encoded together in the Acidovorax sp. KKS102 genome:
- a CDS encoding SapC family protein, giving the protein MTTTPDAAPTSLQFVTRGRHAGLCWERPAHYQAAAAQVLAPLASFEAPAAASRMPLAFVEQGGRWLLVAVLGVPSGTNLCVAPDGRWTGPYIPAVFRAAPFALQPAPDGRLLLCVDEAAARVRPVDQAAAGAEPFFAPDGAAAPLVRDVLDFLTRLAQGGKTMERACAALHARGLLVPWKVVFQSPSGEPQPVAGLWRVDEAVLRQLPADALHALMQEGAVALAYSQLLSMQHIALLGDWLQARALAATPPAPAAQTPDLDVVRQLFEPGAPDTIQFKW; this is encoded by the coding sequence ATGACAACGACTCCAGACGCCGCGCCCACCTCTCTTCAGTTTGTAACGCGCGGCCGCCATGCCGGGCTGTGCTGGGAGCGCCCGGCGCACTACCAAGCGGCCGCAGCGCAAGTGTTGGCTCCGCTGGCGAGTTTTGAGGCACCCGCAGCGGCCAGCCGCATGCCGTTGGCGTTTGTGGAGCAGGGGGGGCGCTGGCTGCTGGTGGCGGTGCTGGGGGTGCCGTCTGGCACCAACCTGTGCGTGGCACCCGATGGGCGCTGGACGGGGCCCTATATCCCGGCCGTCTTCAGGGCCGCACCGTTTGCATTGCAGCCCGCGCCGGATGGGCGGCTGCTGTTGTGCGTGGATGAGGCCGCCGCGCGTGTGCGCCCGGTGGACCAGGCCGCTGCAGGCGCCGAGCCGTTTTTTGCCCCAGACGGTGCAGCTGCACCGCTGGTGCGGGATGTGCTGGATTTTCTGACCCGGCTGGCCCAGGGGGGCAAGACGATGGAGCGCGCCTGTGCCGCGCTGCATGCACGAGGCTTGTTAGTACCCTGGAAGGTGGTGTTCCAGTCGCCGTCGGGCGAGCCGCAACCGGTGGCCGGGCTGTGGCGTGTGGACGAGGCGGTGCTGCGGCAGTTGCCGGCCGACGCGCTGCACGCCCTGATGCAGGAGGGCGCAGTGGCACTGGCGTACAGCCAGTTGCTGTCCATGCAACACATTGCGCTGCTGGGGGATTGGCTGCAAGCCCGTGCGCTGGCTGCAACCCCACCAGCACCGGCAGCACAGACGCCAGACCTGGATGTGGTGCGCCAGTTGTTTGAGCCGGGCGCGCCAGATACTATCCAGTTCAAGTGGTAG
- a CDS encoding ATP-grasp domain-containing protein yields the protein MPKALIVLLSPGWLGAARLPRALHRAGWQVASLCSPGNLLAHSRFAGTVTVAASGDTLWADLLGVVQAEKPDVLIPGCEGAVRFFQLVVASALGQVLSAQAAAVLALVRAAVGTGHHHHATLSKTAIHALCLEWGLPVPRQLPVRTAHDAITAAANLGYPLVLKGEHGFAGQQVRICRDPLELLWAYQDLHRAHPGGHIDAQQYVHGTVAMCAGAAKGGSLLDSVFALKRHTHPGATGPCSVFEFADDARPAAMLATFVRQLGFTGLCSVDLMVEEGTGNLFVLELNPRPVPLSSLGHLAGHDLCEALARAFGGEHAGANAEQSDRPPFVALFPNEWTRDPDSPWLHAAHHDVPWDDPPLLSAIIASRVL from the coding sequence ATGCCAAAGGCCTTGATCGTTTTGCTCAGCCCCGGTTGGTTAGGGGCCGCCCGGCTGCCCCGTGCCTTGCACCGCGCGGGCTGGCAGGTTGCATCGCTGTGCTCGCCCGGCAATCTGCTGGCTCACAGCCGTTTTGCGGGCACGGTCACCGTGGCTGCGTCCGGCGATACGTTGTGGGCTGATCTGCTTGGGGTGGTACAGGCAGAAAAGCCGGACGTGCTCATTCCCGGGTGCGAGGGTGCCGTACGTTTTTTCCAGCTGGTTGTAGCGTCCGCGCTCGGGCAGGTGTTGTCGGCGCAGGCAGCGGCGGTACTTGCATTGGTGCGTGCGGCAGTAGGCACCGGGCATCATCACCATGCCACGCTCAGTAAGACCGCAATTCATGCGCTTTGCCTGGAGTGGGGCCTTCCGGTGCCGCGCCAACTGCCCGTGCGTACAGCGCACGACGCCATCACGGCGGCAGCCAACTTGGGGTACCCGCTGGTTCTCAAGGGCGAGCACGGTTTTGCGGGCCAGCAGGTTCGCATTTGTCGCGACCCGCTGGAGCTGCTGTGGGCGTATCAGGACCTTCACCGCGCTCATCCGGGCGGTCACATCGATGCGCAGCAGTACGTTCATGGCACTGTTGCCATGTGTGCGGGCGCTGCCAAGGGTGGCAGTTTGCTGGACAGTGTTTTTGCCCTCAAGCGTCATACCCACCCAGGCGCTACGGGTCCATGCAGTGTGTTTGAGTTTGCAGATGATGCACGCCCAGCCGCCATGCTGGCGACTTTCGTACGCCAGCTGGGGTTTACCGGCCTGTGCAGCGTAGATCTTATGGTGGAGGAGGGCACGGGCAACCTGTTCGTGCTGGAGCTCAACCCGCGGCCCGTTCCTTTGAGTTCGCTGGGCCATCTGGCCGGTCATGACCTTTGCGAGGCATTGGCACGGGCTTTTGGCGGCGAACACGCAGGTGCAAACGCTGAGCAGAGCGACAGGCCGCCATTTGTGGCGCTGTTTCCCAACGAATGGACCCGCGACCCTGATAGCCCCTGGTTGCACGCGGCGCACCACGATGTGCCCTGGGACGATCCGCCATTGCTCAGCGCGATCATCGCATCGCGTGTGCTGTGA
- a CDS encoding glycosyltransferase family 4 protein, whose protein sequence is MNHDKNTPPPHKAASSAVPRKKRLLWANVYCLLDTSSGAAMAVRQMLLQLQSAGWAVDILGAAVFDHARGTAGLQGQWAALRQHEGSLVNVEDGTLVHRLLVTSSTDRGAMTNREEGAWFGLYEQALELERPDVVFYYGGQPFDFLIASEAARRGVPVVFYLANGNYTKKRWCQDVDLILTDSQATASLYKQRLGVDVVPVGAFIDPNRVVAAQREPERLLFINPKPEKGALWVARLALWLEQHRPDIVLEVVESRGQWSDAVRTMTHALGQPRDTLRNVVVTANTSDMRPIYARARVVLAPSLWWESAGRVLAEAMLNGIPAICTNRGGMPEMVGDAGILLNLPEKYHQTPYNALPAEDEVTPLGHCVVALWNDTQRYEDLVQKAFRVGKQRHSLQANTVRLLRVLDALLGPAWPSTMPSGESAVDEGRGSLAPVTPGRC, encoded by the coding sequence ATGAACCACGACAAAAATACGCCTCCACCACACAAGGCGGCATCTTCTGCTGTGCCGCGAAAAAAGCGGCTGCTGTGGGCTAATGTGTACTGCCTGCTGGATACATCCAGCGGCGCCGCTATGGCCGTACGGCAAATGCTGCTCCAGCTGCAAAGTGCGGGCTGGGCGGTAGACATTCTGGGGGCCGCCGTGTTTGACCATGCGCGAGGCACCGCAGGTCTGCAGGGCCAATGGGCAGCGCTTAGGCAGCATGAAGGCAGCCTGGTGAATGTGGAGGATGGCACGCTTGTGCACCGTTTGCTGGTTACATCCAGTACCGATCGAGGTGCAATGACCAATCGGGAGGAGGGCGCCTGGTTTGGTCTGTACGAGCAGGCGCTAGAGCTGGAGCGGCCTGATGTGGTTTTTTACTATGGGGGGCAGCCCTTTGATTTTCTGATCGCCAGCGAGGCCGCTCGGCGTGGTGTCCCGGTGGTGTTTTATCTGGCCAATGGCAACTACACCAAAAAACGCTGGTGCCAGGATGTGGACCTGATCCTCACTGACTCGCAGGCCACAGCCAGTCTCTACAAACAACGACTGGGCGTCGACGTCGTCCCGGTGGGCGCTTTCATTGATCCCAACCGGGTGGTGGCTGCGCAGCGCGAGCCCGAGCGGCTGCTGTTCATTAACCCCAAGCCTGAAAAGGGGGCGCTGTGGGTGGCACGCCTGGCCTTGTGGCTGGAGCAGCACCGCCCCGACATTGTGCTGGAGGTGGTGGAAAGCCGGGGCCAGTGGTCCGACGCCGTGCGCACCATGACCCATGCACTGGGGCAGCCCCGCGATACCCTCCGCAATGTCGTGGTTACCGCCAACACCAGCGATATGCGGCCCATCTATGCCCGCGCCAGGGTGGTGCTGGCGCCCAGCCTGTGGTGGGAGAGCGCCGGCCGGGTGCTGGCCGAGGCCATGCTTAACGGTATTCCGGCCATCTGCACCAACCGGGGTGGCATGCCGGAGATGGTGGGGGACGCGGGCATTTTGCTCAACTTGCCTGAGAAGTACCACCAGACCCCATACAACGCATTGCCGGCGGAAGACGAAGTGACACCACTAGGTCACTGTGTCGTGGCATTGTGGAATGACACGCAGCGCTACGAAGACCTTGTGCAAAAGGCCTTCCGGGTTGGCAAGCAGCGCCACAGCCTGCAGGCCAATACGGTCCGGTTGCTGCGGGTTCTGGACGCGTTGCTAGGTCCAGCTTGGCCATCGACGATGCCCAGCGGTGAATCTGCCGTGGACGAAGGGAGGGGCAGTCTTGCCCCAGTTACGCCCGGTAGGTGCTAG
- a CDS encoding glycosyltransferase family 4 protein, protein MHSICYHGFLGGPRSMGRVGQYFLSHLLQTQRYSVSFSPFRTDFMEPRWSAKTRALLNPNPTVETVDQMVTYGSVLEARKPRCARQMTPWLFYEAATLPGTIVSTINANDRVYACSKFVRDVFLASGIKIPVDVLGHGFDPQHYRYRARTLDTPFIFLCVAEHTPRKNLPMLIECFERAFDNRADVQLVIKVGLHGPGDLRRAIKHPTKVRVVHQLLEDDVAMAQLYQAAHCFVLPTRGEGFGLPFLEAMATGLPVIATDFGGHLDFCTPETAYLIHNRRLVDADTRCFPHIASQWADPDEEHLVVLMRQVVADYDTASAKARLASERAHASWTWGAQLSQVF, encoded by the coding sequence ATGCACTCCATTTGCTATCACGGCTTCCTCGGTGGTCCCCGAAGCATGGGCCGGGTGGGCCAGTATTTTTTGTCGCACCTGCTGCAAACCCAGCGCTACAGCGTCAGCTTTTCCCCCTTCCGCACCGACTTCATGGAGCCACGATGGTCTGCAAAAACTCGTGCGCTTCTGAACCCCAACCCCACCGTAGAAACCGTAGACCAGATGGTGACTTACGGGTCGGTGCTCGAAGCGCGCAAACCCCGGTGCGCCCGCCAGATGACACCGTGGTTGTTTTACGAAGCCGCCACACTGCCTGGCACCATCGTTAGCACCATCAACGCCAACGACCGCGTATATGCCTGCAGCAAATTTGTGCGAGATGTTTTCCTGGCCAGTGGGATCAAGATACCGGTTGACGTTCTCGGCCATGGTTTTGACCCGCAGCACTATCGCTACAGGGCAAGAACTTTGGATACGCCATTCATCTTCCTCTGTGTTGCGGAACACACTCCGCGCAAAAACCTCCCCATGCTCATCGAATGCTTTGAGCGCGCTTTTGACAACCGGGCCGATGTTCAACTGGTCATCAAGGTCGGCCTGCATGGGCCAGGCGACCTTCGCAGAGCAATCAAACACCCCACCAAGGTGCGCGTAGTGCACCAGCTTCTGGAGGACGATGTCGCCATGGCCCAGCTTTACCAGGCAGCCCACTGCTTTGTGCTGCCCACCCGCGGGGAAGGCTTTGGCTTGCCGTTTCTGGAGGCCATGGCGACCGGGCTTCCCGTGATTGCCACTGACTTTGGCGGGCATCTGGACTTCTGCACGCCCGAGACAGCCTACCTTATTCATAACCGGCGGCTGGTCGATGCAGACACGCGGTGTTTCCCGCACATTGCAAGCCAATGGGCGGATCCCGACGAAGAACACCTGGTGGTTTTGATGCGCCAAGTGGTCGCAGATTACGACACCGCCTCAGCCAAGGCACGCCTGGCGAGTGAGCGGGCCCATGCCTCCTGGACATGGGGCGCGCAATTGAGTCAGGTTTTTTAG
- a CDS encoding DUF6447 family protein: protein MALPESLTFNGNEYSVAALSEAARVQITNIQAVDAEIARLQLQLGIAQTARSAYVGALSAAMPAASNVVSSDAPAVSAA from the coding sequence ATGGCTTTGCCAGAATCCCTCACCTTCAACGGCAACGAGTACTCCGTGGCTGCCCTGAGCGAGGCTGCGCGCGTTCAGATTACGAATATCCAGGCAGTGGACGCCGAAATCGCCCGGTTGCAGTTGCAGTTGGGCATTGCCCAGACAGCACGCAGCGCCTATGTGGGTGCCTTGTCCGCTGCGATGCCGGCTGCGTCCAATGTGGTGTCGTCCGACGCACCCGCAGTGTCTGCGGCTTGA
- a CDS encoding type I secretion system permease/ATPase yields the protein MSQQKTPSELREALITLRPYLVRATWFSLVGSLLLLAPTGYMLEVYDRVVSSRNHLTLAMLTVLVLGVYAVMEVVDWARNEILRSAGHALDRQLSGRIFDVVFEASLKRVPGGTPQSMSDFRTVRDFLHAPVLVAMMEAPVALVFMVLIFAISPVLGWAAVAGAVVQTAVAWLNERGSQPPLALANRTAIAAQQYADGSLRNAEVIESMGMLRNIHRLWMNRQSEFLKLQAQASDVAGVFQAISKFVQQVMGSLLLGLGAWLLLRNQLNGGSGMMIIASVLGGRMLAPLVQIVSQWRAVVSVRMAWARLDQLLRQLPKRPPAMELPPPKGALAVEGVTAGAPGSPAAIVRGIQFSILPGQVLAVVGPSASGKTTLARLLTGLWPAAVGKVRLDGVDVFIWNKAELGPHVGYLPQGVELFEGTLAENIARFGPVDRTRVEEAAKLVGLHEHIMSLPQGYDSAVGRDGAMLSGGQRQRAALARALYGNPVFVVLDEPNSSLDEEGDAALAAAITALKARGTTFVVMTHRTSVLAVADLMLVMRDGTQQAFGPRDEVLAALTKASQESAQARPASQPVGLLAPAAA from the coding sequence ATGAGTCAACAGAAAACCCCTTCGGAGTTGCGCGAGGCGCTGATCACTCTCCGGCCTTATTTGGTGCGTGCGACATGGTTTAGCCTGGTGGGGAGCCTGCTCTTGCTGGCGCCCACTGGTTACATGCTGGAGGTGTACGACCGTGTGGTGAGCAGCCGCAATCACCTGACATTGGCCATGCTGACTGTGCTAGTGCTGGGCGTGTACGCTGTGATGGAGGTGGTCGATTGGGCGCGTAACGAAATTTTGCGGAGTGCCGGCCACGCACTGGACCGACAGTTGTCCGGCCGCATTTTCGACGTGGTGTTTGAGGCTAGCCTCAAGCGTGTCCCCGGTGGCACGCCGCAGTCCATGAGCGATTTCAGAACGGTACGCGATTTTCTGCATGCGCCGGTGCTGGTGGCGATGATGGAGGCGCCAGTTGCACTGGTGTTTATGGTGTTGATTTTTGCCATCAGCCCGGTACTGGGTTGGGCTGCGGTGGCAGGGGCTGTTGTGCAGACGGCGGTTGCTTGGCTGAACGAACGCGGCAGCCAGCCGCCGTTGGCCCTGGCCAACCGCACGGCGATTGCGGCGCAGCAATATGCCGATGGTTCATTGCGCAATGCCGAAGTGATCGAGTCGATGGGGATGCTGCGCAATATCCACCGCCTGTGGATGAACAGGCAGAGCGAGTTTTTGAAGCTGCAAGCGCAAGCTTCGGATGTAGCGGGTGTATTTCAGGCCATTTCCAAGTTCGTACAGCAGGTGATGGGTTCGCTCCTTCTGGGGCTTGGTGCTTGGCTATTGCTGCGCAACCAGCTCAACGGTGGTTCGGGCATGATGATCATCGCCTCGGTGCTGGGCGGGCGCATGCTGGCACCGCTGGTGCAGATTGTCTCCCAGTGGCGTGCGGTGGTGAGTGTGCGCATGGCTTGGGCCCGGCTGGATCAGCTGCTGCGCCAGTTGCCCAAGCGCCCTCCCGCCATGGAGTTACCGCCACCCAAGGGTGCGCTGGCGGTTGAGGGGGTGACGGCGGGTGCCCCGGGTTCGCCAGCCGCCATTGTGCGCGGCATACAGTTCTCTATTCTGCCTGGTCAGGTGCTCGCGGTGGTGGGGCCGTCTGCCTCGGGTAAGACCACGTTGGCAAGGCTGCTCACGGGGCTGTGGCCAGCAGCCGTGGGCAAGGTGCGTCTTGATGGGGTGGATGTATTCATTTGGAACAAGGCTGAACTGGGCCCCCACGTAGGGTACCTGCCTCAAGGGGTGGAGTTGTTCGAGGGGACGCTGGCTGAGAACATTGCCCGCTTTGGTCCGGTGGACCGCACCCGGGTCGAGGAGGCGGCAAAGCTGGTGGGCCTGCATGAGCACATCATGTCATTGCCACAGGGTTACGACAGCGCTGTGGGGCGCGACGGCGCGATGCTGTCTGGTGGGCAGCGACAGCGTGCGGCTCTGGCACGCGCGCTGTATGGCAACCCTGTGTTTGTGGTGCTTGATGAACCCAATTCCAGCCTGGACGAGGAAGGCGATGCGGCACTGGCTGCCGCCATCACGGCACTCAAGGCGCGTGGCACTACGTTCGTGGTCATGACTCACCGCACCAGTGTGTTGGCAGTGGCCGATCTGATGCTGGTGATGCGCGATGGCACGCAGCAGGCCTTTGGTCCGCGTGACGAGGTGCTGGCGGCATTGACCAAAGCGTCGCAGGAGTCAGCACAGGCGCGGCCGGCGTCGCAGCCGGTGGGCCTGCTGGCGCCAGCCGCAGCGTGA
- a CDS encoding type I secretion system permease/ATPase: MTNSKFFDRSDLTRTLWAFRREFFMVGIFSMVANLLMLTPTLYMLQVYDRVLVSGSELTLLAVSLVTLFLLGMMSFSEWSRSRLLVRTGVRLDEMLGTKVFNASFEAYLSQSGHNPSRAFADLTELRQFMTGNGVFAFFDAPWTPIYIGVLFLLHPWLGVAAILFTLVQMALAWFGHRHTIAPQGAASKAQAEVNAYLQGKLRNAEVLESMGMLGNLRGHWAVRNDKALRDAHAAQGISGRVTAWSKFIRYSQQSLSLGIGALLVIDGQMTPGAMIAGNVLMTRALAPIDQLVSSWRGFIGARDAFARLEALLEAHPERDPALTRVPPTGAIALHGVVATASGRDEPILKGIDLEVPAGTVTVVLGPSGSGKSTLARVIMGIWPEVSGEVLLDERPIQGWNRTELGPHLGYLPQDIELFEGSIAENIGRFTEMDSPKVIAAAESAGLHEMILRFPKGYDTSIGEAGSLLSGGQRQRIGLARAIYGDPALVVLDEPNANLDDAGEAALLKTVRELKAKGKTVFLISHRPGVVAVADRLLVLRDGRVHAEGPRDAVMTALQAGRQPPPTATPDTDAPAHSLPAAA; the protein is encoded by the coding sequence ATGACCAATTCCAAGTTTTTCGACCGCAGTGATCTGACCCGTACTTTGTGGGCTTTTCGCCGCGAGTTTTTCATGGTGGGGATTTTCAGCATGGTGGCTAACTTGCTGATGCTGACCCCCACTCTCTACATGCTGCAGGTGTACGACCGCGTGCTGGTCAGCGGCAGCGAGCTGACGTTGCTGGCGGTGTCGCTGGTGACCTTGTTTTTGCTCGGCATGATGTCGTTTTCCGAGTGGTCGCGCTCGCGGCTCTTGGTGCGCACGGGTGTGCGCCTGGACGAGATGCTTGGTACCAAGGTATTCAATGCCAGCTTTGAAGCCTATCTGTCGCAGTCCGGCCACAACCCGTCGCGGGCCTTTGCTGACCTGACCGAGTTGCGCCAATTCATGACGGGTAATGGGGTATTTGCTTTTTTCGATGCGCCATGGACGCCCATATACATCGGAGTTTTGTTCTTGCTGCACCCTTGGCTAGGTGTAGCGGCCATTCTTTTTACCTTGGTGCAGATGGCGCTGGCATGGTTCGGACACCGCCACACCATCGCGCCGCAGGGGGCTGCTAGCAAAGCACAGGCCGAAGTAAACGCCTATTTGCAGGGCAAGCTGCGTAATGCCGAGGTGCTGGAGTCCATGGGCATGCTTGGTAATCTGCGTGGTCATTGGGCGGTGCGCAATGACAAGGCGCTGCGGGATGCCCACGCTGCGCAGGGCATTTCCGGGCGTGTAACGGCCTGGAGTAAGTTCATTCGCTATTCGCAGCAGTCGCTTTCTCTCGGGATTGGTGCGTTGCTGGTGATCGATGGTCAGATGACGCCGGGCGCCATGATTGCGGGCAATGTGCTGATGACGCGTGCGTTGGCTCCGATTGATCAGTTGGTCAGTTCCTGGCGTGGGTTCATTGGGGCGCGCGACGCGTTTGCACGCCTTGAAGCTCTGCTGGAGGCGCACCCTGAGCGCGACCCGGCGCTAACCCGAGTGCCGCCCACCGGAGCCATTGCCTTGCACGGTGTGGTGGCCACCGCCTCAGGACGCGATGAGCCAATACTCAAAGGTATTGATTTGGAGGTTCCTGCGGGCACGGTAACGGTGGTACTGGGGCCGTCGGGTTCGGGCAAGTCCACGCTCGCACGCGTGATCATGGGCATCTGGCCCGAGGTGTCGGGCGAGGTGTTGCTCGATGAGCGCCCGATCCAGGGCTGGAATCGTACCGAGCTTGGCCCGCATTTGGGGTATCTGCCCCAGGACATTGAACTTTTTGAGGGCTCGATTGCCGAGAACATTGGCCGCTTCACTGAAATGGATTCGCCCAAGGTAATCGCTGCAGCCGAGTCCGCAGGTTTGCATGAAATGATTCTGCGTTTTCCCAAGGGCTATGACACCTCGATTGGGGAGGCGGGAAGCCTGCTTTCGGGGGGGCAGCGCCAGCGCATTGGGCTTGCGCGTGCCATTTACGGGGACCCTGCGCTGGTGGTGCTGGACGAACCCAACGCCAATCTGGACGATGCTGGTGAAGCAGCACTGCTCAAAACAGTGCGCGAGCTCAAGGCCAAGGGCAAGACCGTGTTTCTCATCAGTCATCGCCCCGGTGTGGTGGCCGTTGCCGACCGGCTGCTGGTTCTGCGCGATGGCCGGGTGCATGCAGAGGGGCCGCGCGATGCGGTGATGACTGCGTTGCAGGCTGGCCGTCAGCCACCCCCCACTGCGACGCCGGATACCGATGCCCCAGCGCATTCGCTTCCTGCTGCCGCATAG
- a CDS encoding HlyD family type I secretion periplasmic adaptor subunit, giving the protein MAIQDVSPKRPSPEVGGALAAPAAAQESPSASDTKSPARIGLWALGLGLGGFLLWAALAPLDEGVPSQGMVAIDTKRKAVQHLTGGIVKEVLVREGQVVKEDEVLIRLDEATARANYEGVRQRYLGLRAMQGRLLAEQSRSSTVTFHPDLKAAQSDPLIRQQMVTQEQLFRARQEALRADIQGINESIEGQQAQLQAYESMLASRRSQLALLSEELGNTREMVKEGYAPRNRQLELERMVAESNSSIADLLGNVTRVRRSIAELRQRTIVRQQEYRKEVESQLADVTREVLSDAEKFVAVKADMERLEIKAPVAGQVVGLAAQTVGGVVQPGQKLMDIVPVDQALLLEAHVAPNLIDKVHAGLPVDIRFSAFAHSPQLVVAGKVVSVSGDLLSDPQNPQVSYYLARVGVTPEGVKTLGSRQMQPGMPAELVIKTGERSMLTYLLHPLTKRLAASMKEE; this is encoded by the coding sequence ATGGCCATTCAAGACGTTTCCCCCAAACGCCCTAGCCCCGAGGTGGGCGGCGCGTTGGCGGCACCCGCCGCAGCTCAGGAGTCTCCCTCCGCTTCCGATACCAAGAGTCCGGCACGCATAGGCCTGTGGGCGCTGGGCTTGGGCTTGGGCGGTTTTCTTCTCTGGGCTGCGCTCGCGCCGCTGGATGAAGGGGTGCCGAGCCAAGGCATGGTGGCTATAGATACAAAACGCAAGGCTGTACAACACCTGACAGGTGGCATTGTCAAAGAGGTTCTAGTGCGCGAAGGCCAAGTGGTCAAAGAGGATGAGGTTCTCATTCGACTCGATGAGGCCACTGCACGTGCCAACTATGAAGGGGTGCGCCAGCGCTATCTGGGACTGCGCGCGATGCAGGGCCGTTTGCTGGCCGAGCAGTCGCGCAGCAGCACGGTAACGTTCCACCCGGATCTCAAGGCCGCGCAGTCCGACCCGCTGATTCGTCAGCAGATGGTCACGCAGGAGCAGCTGTTCCGCGCCCGGCAAGAGGCTTTGCGAGCGGATATCCAGGGTATCAATGAGAGTATTGAGGGGCAGCAAGCGCAGTTGCAGGCGTACGAGAGCATGCTTGCCAGCCGTCGCAGTCAGTTGGCGCTCCTCAGTGAGGAGTTGGGCAATACACGTGAAATGGTCAAAGAGGGTTATGCGCCTCGCAATCGGCAACTCGAGTTGGAGCGCATGGTGGCGGAGTCCAATTCTTCCATTGCCGATCTTCTTGGGAATGTAACTCGTGTACGTCGGTCAATTGCTGAACTTCGTCAGCGGACGATCGTTCGCCAGCAGGAGTATCGCAAGGAGGTGGAGTCGCAACTGGCGGACGTGACCCGCGAGGTGCTGTCCGATGCTGAGAAATTTGTGGCGGTCAAGGCGGACATGGAGCGGCTTGAGATCAAAGCCCCTGTAGCTGGTCAGGTGGTGGGGCTGGCCGCACAGACCGTTGGCGGTGTGGTGCAGCCCGGGCAGAAGTTAATGGATATTGTTCCCGTGGATCAGGCGCTTCTGCTGGAGGCGCACGTGGCGCCAAACCTGATCGACAAAGTACATGCAGGCCTGCCTGTTGACATTCGCTTCTCGGCCTTCGCTCACTCGCCACAGTTGGTGGTGGCTGGCAAAGTGGTGTCAGTTTCAGGTGACTTGTTATCTGACCCCCAGAATCCTCAGGTGTCTTATTACCTCGCTCGGGTGGGGGTTACGCCGGAAGGTGTCAAGACCTTAGGCTCGCGTCAGATGCAGCCTGGTATGCCGGCTGAACTTGTGATCAAGACAGGAGAGCGGTCGATGCTCACGTATCTCTTGCATCCGCTGACAAAGCGTCTGGCTGCATCCATGAAGGAGGAGTGA
- a CDS encoding TolC family outer membrane protein produces the protein MKRGQSFSATHGSRRVLGAFGVLLSAAAALPVWALDFDQAYRAASENDATIRAARSAADAGRERLPQARAQLLPNVSLSAGRTHNDLTSETRNFLGQPVTTRSQYYSGSQALSVRQPIYRPLINASVRQAQAQLEDAEAALERDEQALVTRVAEAYFDALLARDQLSLVSAQKKTYTTQVDAARKGFAAGSGTRTDVDEAQARLDLTLAQELEAQQNVEFTHRRLAVITGSEVDALAVLDVARFSPSAPVPASLDAWVERAERASPELASLRAQVEAARLEIEKAQTGHKPTLDLVAQWSRTNSDSVTSVNSRYDNKTIGLQLSVPLYSGGYVSSTVRQAVAAHDRARELLEAARRDLGVRVHREFRGVTEGVLRVAALEQAVRSADQALLSNQKSFKAGMRTSLDVLNAEQQRILALRDLAQARYVYMLSSLRLESLAGEDRQSIVTKVNGWLMP, from the coding sequence ATGAAAAGAGGACAGAGCTTTTCGGCAACCCATGGCTCCCGCCGTGTACTGGGAGCTTTCGGTGTACTGCTCAGTGCGGCTGCGGCGCTGCCCGTGTGGGCCCTGGATTTTGATCAGGCGTATCGTGCCGCGAGCGAAAACGATGCAACTATTCGCGCAGCTCGGTCTGCTGCTGATGCGGGCCGAGAGAGGTTGCCGCAGGCACGTGCGCAACTACTGCCGAACGTATCCTTGAGCGCAGGGCGCACCCACAACGATTTGACCAGCGAGACGCGAAACTTTTTGGGTCAGCCAGTCACAACCAGAAGCCAATATTACAGTGGCAGTCAGGCGCTGTCGGTACGTCAGCCAATTTATCGTCCCCTCATAAACGCGTCGGTACGCCAGGCGCAGGCACAGTTGGAAGATGCCGAGGCGGCTCTGGAGAGAGATGAGCAGGCGCTCGTTACTCGGGTGGCTGAGGCATATTTTGACGCTTTGCTCGCTAGAGACCAGTTGAGCTTGGTGAGTGCGCAGAAGAAGACGTATACCACTCAGGTGGATGCTGCGCGAAAGGGGTTTGCGGCAGGATCAGGTACGCGCACCGATGTAGATGAAGCCCAGGCCAGATTAGATTTGACGCTGGCGCAGGAGCTGGAGGCTCAGCAAAATGTTGAGTTCACCCACCGACGACTCGCGGTCATTACGGGGAGCGAAGTGGACGCATTGGCGGTACTTGATGTTGCTAGATTTTCTCCCTCCGCTCCTGTGCCGGCCAGCCTGGATGCCTGGGTAGAACGCGCCGAGCGGGCCAGTCCAGAGCTGGCTTCTTTAAGAGCGCAAGTTGAAGCGGCGCGTCTGGAGATCGAGAAGGCGCAGACGGGTCATAAACCGACTTTGGATTTGGTAGCGCAATGGTCACGCACCAATAGTGACAGCGTGACAAGCGTTAATTCGCGCTATGACAACAAAACGATTGGGCTCCAGCTATCGGTGCCCTTGTACTCTGGGGGCTATGTCAGTTCTACAGTGCGTCAGGCCGTCGCTGCGCATGATCGAGCACGCGAATTACTTGAAGCTGCGCGCCGAGATCTGGGTGTACGCGTCCATCGCGAATTCCGAGGGGTGACGGAGGGTGTTTTGCGTGTGGCGGCTTTAGAGCAAGCAGTGCGTTCTGCTGATCAGGCGCTACTCTCTAACCAAAAGTCTTTTAAGGCTGGCATGCGAACGTCCCTGGATGTTCTAAACGCAGAGCAGCAAAGGATCCTGGCACTACGTGATTTGGCGCAAGCGCGCTACGTCTATATGCTTTCCAGCCTGCGTTTGGAGTCCCTTGCTGGGGAAGACCGTCAATCGATTGTTACCAAGGTCAATGGTTGGCTCATGCCATGA